AAAACCAGATGTAAACACCCTTACCATGATAACGGCTTCCACGAAAGGAAGCTGCTGGATCAGAATATTCTAATCTTGGGCGAATTCTGCTTGGCTCCACAAAATCAGGATCAGGGTCCTAAATCCAGGAGCATAGTACCAATCATAAGATTCAATAGATTATAAGATAAACCATATTAAAAGTTAACAAGAAAAAAAGGACATCTTACCCTCGTGTACAATGGCCGCTTCATGCCACGCATACTGTCATTATAACCATAAGGGTCATCAAAGTGATTTCCTGGGAAAGGTCTGTCAAAATGGCCTTCCGGAGAATAAGGCTGCCTCATAGGAGGGTAGTGCATTTCCCGTTCTCTGTTGGGGACACCATGCCATGATCTATCAAAATTACGTCCAGCAAACCTACCAGAAGGGTAATCACCACTTCTGAAAGAACCTCTCCTTCCACCTATTATTCGTTGGTAAAATCTTACTTTAAAGAATTGACTCAGAAAATTGGAACAGGGAagacaaaaataattaaaaataaataataattacaaGAAATTTGAAAAATAACCTCGTCCAACGTTTTGTCTCCCATGAAATTCAGCATGCGGGTTATCAAATCCATATTCGTTAGGAAAATTCATTCTGCCCATATGACCACGTCCACCATGATGAAAACCCCTGCGGAAATTTGCATTGTTAGAGGAATTTCCACCTCTTCCATTACCTCGCCCTGCAAGAACAAGTAAAAAGGACATGACAAACTATCCTCTGCTGAGCTACCACTATAAATAAGCAAACATATAGACATATGAACACACCAGATTTAGGAAAATATCCATCACCATGACCAATTCGAAATCCACCACACATTCCACCCTTCACAGCCTGAGTTTTTGGCATAGGATTTGAGAGTCTTGCTTTTACTTTAACCTGTATTGCAAAAACAAACTTATATCATCAAAACCAAATCATATTGCACTATTGAAGTTTGAAAGTAAAATAATTTGATGATAGGAACTGAGCCATTCATATACATGGGcaaagagaagaaaacaagagGAGGAAACTGAATAATAACACAGATGACGTTAACTTAAACAATTCCTTCCCAGTTCAACCACAAAATTTATCTAAACATAGATCTCTCTCTCTATACATGTATGAGTGTTATTATATGAGGTCCTCCCGTTGAACAATGCACATTTATTTCAACATTCCTCATAACCAATATCTCAAAAATTGTTAAGCAAGAAAACCATAGACCTACCTTTGAGTCCCCATCGTACAGCTCAGCATTGTTTACACCATCAACACAAGCCACAGCTGCTTCATGTGTAGAGAAATCAACAAATCCAAAATCTTTTCTCTTGGCTGTTGACATATTTCGGGCAAGACAAACACGTACAATTTCTCCGTAACCTTTTAATTGCTCCCTTACCTGGTGTTCATCCCACTGAGGTGGAAGCCCATCAACGAATATCGATTTAACCTGGGCCATGACATCTGGATCAGGCTCACGTAAAGGTTCAGCAAAAGCAACTTTTGCAGATCTCTCAAGGTGGCCAAATACAACGTCAGGTTTTTGAAGCCTCTTGTAGGCAAACATGGCTTCAGCATGACATGAAAATTCAATGAATGCAAAACCTCGACTCAATCCTTCACGTTGAACATCAGCAACAAGAGTAATGTTCTCAACACCTTCAATACCATACTCCTTCAGCTTTTGGCTTATCTGACATGCAATGTTGTATAAAGATTAAACACAAACCTAAAAGTACATGCTCACtagaaaatttaattaattataactaTTCTATTAATTTATAGAGTCACTCACTGCTTCCTTGGTCCAGGTGTTGCAGATATTTCCCAAGAACAACGTGTCATTGTCCTCGCTTGGTGCAGTCCCACAACGCTTTCCATGAATCtgcattaattttaaaatattagaaCAAGACCTTTCAAATTTGGAATCAGAGGAAAACAAGTCGAACAGATGCATACAACTGGATTTTTCATTTCTGACAAAGCTCGCATTGCATGCTCCTTCTTTGCATATTCAACAAATGCATATCCTTTATTCTTATGCGTTGAAAGATTCTTGTGCAACCTAATTTCAACTATTTCCCCAATCTTCTCGAAAACCTTTCTCACATCCTCCTCCGCAGCATCCCGATCCAACCCACCAACAAATACTTCACGCTCTTTCCGTCTCTTGCGCTCCTTAACAATGGCAGCCAATTCCCTTTGTTCCTCTTCCTTTTTCTTAGTTTCTTCAGAATGATCATCAACATCAACATCATCCTCTCTATGCTCTTCATTGCCATTTTCTCCAAGATCCACTTTTTCTCCATATTCCATTTCATCACGATCAACCTCCTTCATCGGCTCATTATCTTCTAGTTGCAAATCCTCTTTGTCAATTTCCTCCATGTTAGAAGGCCCAACATCCAGCTTCTCCTTAACTCCACCATCCCTTGACTTCTCTTGATTCACACTCCCTTCTAATTCATCCATTACGCCACAAGATGCTACTTTATTTAATACTGCAGTGACTTCCTTACCACTAGGCTCTTTTTGTTCCAAAGTATCTGCTGAGCTCTCACTGTCACTAGAAATTGTTACTAGTTCCATTGTGTTTTGCTCATTCAAAGTACATTCTCCGACATTTTCAGTTACTGGTTCCTCATTTTCTTCTGCGTGACCATCCTCCTTCACAGGTTCCTCCAGGGTACTTTCAGCCGTGAGTTGTCTCGGTTCCTCATTCATAGACTCCACAACCTGGGCTTCTATAACTACGGTGGGTTGACTCGGTTCCTCACTCATAGGCTCTACAACCTGGGTTTCTATAACTACGGTGGGTTGACTCGGTTCCTCATTCATAGACTCTACAACCTGGGTTTCTATAGCTACAGTGGGTGGACTCGGTTCCTTCTCCGTAAACCTCACAACCGGGGCTTCCCCCACTTCATACTTAGACTCTTCAACATTTGCCTCGCCGGACTCCCTAATGTCAGACCCCTGTGGTGAAATACATTTGCTTAAAGTAGGTGTATTAGTCTTCCCAGTTGTTCTGTTAGCCACTGATTTTGTTACTCTACCGACCTTGGAAGTTGTTGTCACATGACAAGCACCAGGCGATGCCTCGTCATCTTCCGTACCTTCTCATTGAAGATAATGCAataaaaacacaaattaaataatcaaacttcaaaaaaaaaattagattcaaACTGAATTGATCTCTTCAAAGTCCTAATAATAACGAGATTTACCAATAGCTATCggttcaaaaatcaaagttcagaaaattaattcaaacctacaaaaccaatttcaaacctcatgtttctaatcaattaaacAAAGAAATAACTCAAATACTTACCCGATGGTTGTTCGAGCTTCGAATCAGTCAGGGGTGTGGTTTGGTTCTTCTTGATCGGCCTGCCTCTGGTAGCAGGGGAGCGCTTGGTTTCGCTAGTTTTGGGTGTGGATGATTCAGAGCCCACCTCAGCAGATGTCGCAGTGGCTTTGACGGCGGATTTCTTGCCCGGTGGCGTCTTCTTCGGAGTGGGTGATTTCAGATTGGCGGCATTACGGGTTCTCATGATGAGAATATGATTGGCTGAAACCCTAGTTACCAGTTATGAAGATCGGGAATACTCGTTTCGATTTTGATTGATAGAGATGATCAGAACGAATCTTCGGTTTGGCCGCAGATGCATTGGTGTCCATGTATATATAGGAGAGATTGGGCCcgattttatttttatatttaaataaaaaaaaaaacatttgtcGTTAATTATAAACGAcaataaaaaaacatataaacGGCATAATCTAAGCATCAATACGATATCGTTTTacgaaaataaaaatttattaagcGAATGTATTGGTAAAACAAAAAGGTTATctaacaagaaaaaaaaagagaaagaaggcGAGTAGAGGATCAAGCTCATCCATGGAGTCCTTTTTCTCAACTTTCAAgtttctcatctttcaaattaaTAGGTACACTTTTTTATGGGGTTTGTTTCGATTTTTCTCTTTTAGTTTTAGAGTCTAGTATGGCGTTTTCCCTTGATGGGTCCTCATCGTTTGTATCTGGGGTCTCTCTTTGCACTTAAATCTGTACTGGGTTTTCCTTCAAACTTGTGTTTATATGATTTTAGTTTTGGTTTATTAAGGTGGTTGATAGTTCCAGCAATTTTACTATAAATGCTTGAATTTTGTTCGTGTAAAAAGTGCATTTTTACTTGTTTATTATTTTCTGGGCTTGCCCATTTTTATTTTGGTGGTCTGTTATTCCTTTATATTTGTTCTACACCTTTCACTTTGCTATTTGTTCTACCTGTCTCTTAGTTGTTCCATATTTAACCGATatgtatacatgtatatatatttaaaatcttTTGTTCAATGCTTGTATGCAGTTGAAGGGTTGAATTAGTGTATTTAGAAGAAATTAATCCAATTTACTGATTAAGTGTCTTTTGTTGTGTTACTGGTTAGTGTTGAAAGTTGGATTTTGAGTTGTTTATACGAGAACTTCTAAGCAATCTATTGTCTTATTGAGGAATCAGTATGAATGTAGTATGAAAATTCATCAAAATGTTTGTGAATAATTTTctgtattttattaaaaatgtttttGATAGATAAAGCATTGGTATTGGCAGAATTGTTTGATAATGGTT
The genomic region above belongs to Humulus lupulus chromosome 1, drHumLupu1.1, whole genome shotgun sequence and contains:
- the LOC133812746 gene encoding uncharacterized protein LOC133812746, which produces MRTRNAANLKSPTPKKTPPGKKSAVKATATSAEVGSESSTPKTSETKRSPATRGRPIKKNQTTPLTDSKLEQPSGTEDDEASPGACHVTTTSKVGRVTKSVANRTTGKTNTPTLSKCISPQGSDIRESGEANVEESKYEVGEAPVVRFTEKEPSPPTVAIETQVVESMNEEPSQPTVVIETQVVEPMSEEPSQPTVVIEAQVVESMNEEPRQLTAESTLEEPVKEDGHAEENEEPVTENVGECTLNEQNTMELVTISSDSESSADTLEQKEPSGKEVTAVLNKVASCGVMDELEGSVNQEKSRDGGVKEKLDVGPSNMEEIDKEDLQLEDNEPMKEVDRDEMEYGEKVDLGENGNEEHREDDVDVDDHSEETKKKEEEQRELAAIVKERKRRKEREVFVGGLDRDAAEEDVRKVFEKIGEIVEIRLHKNLSTHKNKGYAFVEYAKKEHAMRALSEMKNPVIHGKRCGTAPSEDNDTLFLGNICNTWTKEAISQKLKEYGIEGVENITLVADVQREGLSRGFAFIEFSCHAEAMFAYKRLQKPDVVFGHLERSAKVAFAEPLREPDPDVMAQVKSIFVDGLPPQWDEHQVREQLKGYGEIVRVCLARNMSTAKRKDFGFVDFSTHEAAVACVDGVNNAELYDGDSKVKVKARLSNPMPKTQAVKGGMCGGFRIGHGDGYFPKSGRGNGRGGNSSNNANFRRGFHHGGRGHMGRMNFPNEYGFDNPHAEFHGRQNVGRGGRRGSFRSGDYPSGRFAGRNFDRSWHGVPNREREMHYPPMRQPYSPEGHFDRPFPGNHFDDPYGYNDSMRGMKRPLYTRDPDPDFVEPSRIRPRLEYSDPAASFRGSRYHDTNGAGSSVYPRDYYGPDNAGGPYSSYYGGDPPYGGGYYY